The proteins below are encoded in one region of Haloterrigena turkmenica DSM 5511:
- a CDS encoding ABC transporter ATP-binding protein, whose translation MSEQALPDRDRETDGRILEASSLSVSYGQVSALRDVNLTVREGEIASIIGPNGAGKTTFADTVAGHLPYDGSITYDGREVADVKRSTLVERGMIYCTEKRDLFPFMDVEENLRLGAYRSRDSLEENLEFVYDVFPKLEERRDQEARTMSGGEQQMLALGRGLMGDPELLILDEPTIGLAPVIIDDISDAFEPILDRGVTVLLTEQNATFALNHADTIHLLENGRVVKSGAADEMKGDDYIRETYLGG comes from the coding sequence ATGAGCGAACAGGCGCTCCCCGACCGTGACCGCGAGACAGACGGTCGGATTCTCGAGGCGAGTTCGCTGTCGGTTTCCTACGGACAGGTGTCGGCGCTTCGCGACGTCAATCTGACGGTCCGCGAGGGAGAGATCGCCTCGATCATCGGCCCGAACGGCGCCGGGAAGACCACCTTCGCGGACACCGTCGCGGGCCACCTCCCGTACGACGGGTCGATCACGTACGACGGGCGGGAAGTGGCCGACGTGAAACGATCGACGCTGGTCGAACGGGGAATGATCTACTGCACCGAGAAGCGGGATCTGTTCCCCTTCATGGACGTCGAAGAGAACCTCCGGTTAGGAGCGTACCGGAGTCGAGATTCCCTGGAGGAGAACCTCGAGTTCGTCTACGACGTCTTCCCGAAACTTGAGGAGCGCAGGGACCAGGAAGCGCGGACGATGTCCGGCGGCGAACAGCAGATGCTCGCCCTCGGCCGGGGCTTGATGGGCGATCCGGAACTGCTGATCCTCGACGAACCGACGATCGGGCTCGCGCCCGTCATCATCGACGACATCAGCGACGCCTTCGAACCGATTCTGGACCGCGGCGTCACCGTCCTCCTGACCGAACAGAACGCGACCTTCGCGCTCAACCACGCGGACACGATCCACCTCCTCGAAAACGGCCGGGTCGTCAAATCAGGGGCGGCCGACGAGATGAAAGGCGACGACTACATCCGCGAGACGTACCTCGGCGGGTAA
- a CDS encoding branched-chain amino acid ABC transporter permease encodes MSNESSLAERVTERLSIATLTGLPIRYYIAVLAFISLALFPSVFPVLTVLQMVAALYFVMFVISWDFVSGYTGQVSFGHTLFFAIGGYATTLLNLEYGVAPAVGVVVGVALAAIAGLLLSLPALRIEGHYLALFTLLPPLILLQVFQMYRDTFGGSQGLRNAEPLIDAGDFVATANASYYLTLAAFVLVFGVTWVITRSDTGAIFTAVKESEDAVTSVGINPNKFKVYAFVVSAAIGGFAGALFVHTPAGSASPSQLLELSVMIEILLAGIIGGFGTITGAVVGGFLIYWGLEWFSRLDWTIPVIDVTVGSIHNLLFFTLLLLMLLYLSEGLVPWLTEKGTQLRTRNRDDEPNAVADGGRTSENRTLHRCYESCVELLDQFTNDDR; translated from the coding sequence ATGTCCAACGAATCCAGTCTCGCGGAACGAGTGACGGAGCGATTGTCGATAGCTACCCTCACCGGGCTGCCGATCCGATACTACATCGCGGTACTGGCGTTCATCTCCCTTGCACTGTTCCCGTCCGTGTTCCCGGTGTTGACCGTTCTGCAAATGGTCGCCGCGCTCTACTTTGTGATGTTCGTGATCAGTTGGGACTTCGTCTCCGGATACACGGGGCAGGTCAGTTTCGGTCACACGCTGTTCTTCGCCATCGGGGGGTACGCGACGACGCTCCTCAACCTCGAGTACGGCGTCGCTCCGGCCGTCGGCGTCGTCGTCGGCGTCGCTCTGGCGGCGATCGCGGGACTCCTGCTATCGCTCCCGGCGCTCCGGATCGAGGGGCACTACCTCGCTCTGTTCACCCTTCTGCCGCCGCTGATCCTGTTGCAGGTCTTCCAGATGTATCGCGACACGTTCGGCGGTTCGCAGGGGCTTCGAAACGCCGAGCCGCTGATCGACGCGGGTGACTTCGTCGCGACGGCGAACGCGAGCTATTACCTCACGCTCGCCGCGTTCGTCCTCGTCTTCGGCGTCACGTGGGTCATTACGCGGTCCGATACCGGGGCGATCTTCACGGCGGTCAAAGAGAGCGAAGACGCCGTCACTAGCGTCGGGATCAATCCGAACAAGTTCAAGGTCTACGCGTTCGTCGTGAGCGCCGCGATCGGCGGGTTCGCCGGGGCCCTCTTCGTCCACACGCCCGCCGGAAGCGCGTCTCCGTCCCAGCTGCTGGAACTGAGCGTTATGATCGAGATCCTGCTGGCCGGTATCATCGGCGGATTCGGGACGATCACCGGTGCCGTCGTCGGCGGCTTCCTCATCTACTGGGGGCTCGAGTGGTTCAGCAGACTCGATTGGACGATTCCCGTGATCGACGTGACCGTCGGTTCGATACACAACCTGCTATTCTTCACCCTGTTGTTGCTGATGCTCCTGTACCTCTCGGAGGGGCTGGTCCCGTGGCTGACGGAGAAGGGGACGCAGTTACGCACGCGCAACCGGGACGATGAACCGAATGCCGTGGCGGACGGCGGTCGAACGTCGGAGAATCGGACGCTACACCGGTGCTACGAGAGTTGCGTCGAACTACTCGATCAGTTCACAAACGACGACCGATGA
- a CDS encoding branched-chain amino acid ABC transporter permease: MVDVGLLAINALTLSALYALIAIGFTMIFGVADILNIAHGAAIIIGGFSAYYVYNSLGLSIWVGVLAALVLPALFSVAVYKLLVKPVEDDEIFVVIVTLVVLLIVEYFFRFVEGTTSRSLPLLLSGRTTVGPITAQNNSILLFVISWIAIIALFLLINRTWIGRGIEGLSMSERGASLVGVDHERTTIYTYAIAGALAGLGGLFFGITQGVQYNMGLEPLLTAFAIVILGGMGSIKGSVIGAYIVGTLETVTITMISPRMTGMTALVVLFLILIVRPHGLMGRPGEE, translated from the coding sequence ATGGTCGATGTAGGACTGTTAGCCATAAACGCGCTTACGCTAAGTGCGCTATATGCGCTGATAGCGATCGGGTTCACGATGATATTCGGTGTCGCGGACATACTGAATATCGCGCACGGAGCGGCGATAATCATCGGCGGATTCTCGGCGTACTACGTCTACAACTCGCTCGGCCTCAGTATCTGGGTCGGGGTCCTCGCAGCGTTGGTGCTTCCGGCGCTCTTCAGCGTCGCCGTGTACAAACTCCTCGTCAAGCCGGTCGAGGACGACGAAATCTTCGTCGTGATCGTCACGCTGGTCGTGCTCCTGATCGTCGAGTACTTCTTCCGTTTCGTAGAAGGCACGACGTCTCGATCCCTCCCGCTGCTCCTCTCGGGGCGGACTACGGTCGGGCCGATCACTGCTCAGAACAATTCGATCCTCCTCTTCGTGATCTCGTGGATCGCGATCATCGCGCTGTTCCTGCTGATAAACCGGACGTGGATCGGCAGGGGAATCGAGGGGCTCAGCATGTCCGAGCGCGGCGCGTCGCTGGTCGGTGTCGACCACGAGCGCACGACGATCTACACATACGCGATCGCGGGAGCGCTCGCCGGATTGGGCGGGCTGTTTTTCGGGATCACGCAAGGGGTTCAGTACAATATGGGCCTCGAGCCTCTCTTGACCGCGTTCGCCATCGTCATTCTCGGCGGGATGGGGTCGATCAAGGGAAGCGTTATCGGCGCGTACATCGTCGGAACGCTCGAGACAGTTACGATAACGATGATCAGTCCACGCATGACGGGTATGACGGCGCTGGTAGTACTGTTCCTGATCCTCATCGTCCGCCCGCACGGCCTCATGGGTCGGCCGGGGGAGGAGTGA
- a CDS encoding lipoate--protein ligase family protein, with product MTTVRTLDVQIGPDTYPAIERTVLDAVADGESPPTIMQWTFDSDLFLEIGPVEDAALIDRERAAEYGVDYGRRFNVSGGTGFFRDDHTPVLYAFFPDRGERTMSEYIDLAGEAMAGALRDAGIENATYRDGGDVELVPEDDGQLLKIGVSGAGYQDGVWGVFANVIYRSYGPDEFEIIDDVLRLPKEKFEDKDTDSAEGRMTSIEEVAPDLDLEAVIDAATENLALLAGGDPEPGSLTDEERQTIEDHREFYGSEEWFERYSTQRLIDEADPDDRVAEVAYKGRKLIKASVRVDPSDEIVAVQYTGDMFHRPGFDAVERLNEAVAGRDIGDDDALLNAVETVYDDDDIEIPWLPPEDFVQPLRRARSNLVPADEFRRE from the coding sequence ATGACCACAGTACGCACACTCGACGTTCAGATCGGACCCGACACGTATCCCGCGATCGAACGAACGGTCCTCGACGCCGTCGCCGACGGCGAATCGCCGCCGACGATCATGCAGTGGACGTTCGACTCCGATCTGTTCCTCGAGATCGGTCCCGTCGAAGACGCGGCGCTCATCGACCGCGAGCGCGCCGCGGAGTACGGCGTCGATTACGGCCGCAGATTTAACGTCAGCGGCGGGACGGGATTCTTCCGCGACGATCACACGCCCGTGTTGTACGCGTTCTTCCCGGACCGAGGCGAACGGACGATGTCCGAATACATCGACCTCGCCGGCGAGGCGATGGCCGGCGCGCTTCGCGACGCCGGCATCGAGAACGCCACGTATCGGGACGGGGGCGACGTCGAGCTAGTCCCGGAAGACGACGGACAGCTGCTCAAGATCGGTGTTTCCGGAGCGGGCTACCAGGACGGCGTCTGGGGCGTCTTCGCCAACGTCATCTACCGGAGTTACGGCCCCGACGAGTTCGAGATCATCGACGACGTCCTCCGGCTTCCGAAGGAGAAGTTCGAGGACAAGGACACCGACAGCGCGGAGGGGCGGATGACGTCGATCGAGGAGGTCGCTCCCGACCTCGACCTCGAGGCGGTGATCGACGCGGCGACGGAGAATCTCGCGTTGCTGGCGGGCGGCGACCCCGAACCGGGATCGCTCACCGACGAAGAGCGGCAGACAATCGAGGACCACCGCGAGTTCTACGGTTCCGAGGAGTGGTTCGAACGGTACTCGACGCAGCGCCTCATCGACGAGGCCGACCCCGACGATCGGGTCGCCGAGGTCGCGTACAAAGGCCGGAAACTGATCAAAGCCAGCGTTCGCGTCGACCCGTCCGACGAGATCGTCGCCGTGCAGTACACCGGCGACATGTTCCACCGGCCCGGGTTCGACGCCGTCGAGCGGCTCAACGAGGCGGTGGCCGGCCGCGACATCGGCGACGACGACGCCCTCTTGAACGCGGTCGAAACCGTATACGATGACGACGATATCGAAATTCCGTGGCTTCCCCCCGAGGACTTCGTACAGCCCCTCCGCCGCGCCAGGTCGAATCTCGTTCCCGCCGACGAGTTCCGGCGGGAGTGA
- a CDS encoding ABC transporter ATP-binding protein — MTTETTQQMDERSAQSEETVLQVEHLTKKFGGLVAVDDLSFAVRNEEILGFIGPNGAGKSTTFNCIFGTYSPTSGTVTFNGDDVTGLPPYKMVKRGMARTFQTFRPLPDRDVLANVELAGVSDSLFTLSGLFGQSSSNAEAVCRRVGLEDDLHKMPSELPHEGMIRLEVARALATEPSFLLIDEPFAGLSSGEIESLSRLFRELRDDGTTLIIVDHNMRGLLELIDRAVVINFGSKIAEGSPEEIIADETVQEAYLGGEEI, encoded by the coding sequence ATGACTACAGAGACCACACAGCAGATGGACGAACGATCCGCACAGTCAGAGGAGACGGTACTGCAGGTAGAGCACCTGACCAAGAAGTTCGGCGGTCTGGTCGCCGTCGACGACCTCTCGTTCGCCGTCCGGAACGAGGAGATACTCGGATTTATCGGCCCGAACGGGGCCGGCAAATCGACGACGTTCAACTGCATTTTCGGGACGTATTCGCCGACTAGCGGAACGGTCACGTTCAACGGCGACGACGTCACTGGGCTGCCGCCGTACAAAATGGTGAAACGGGGAATGGCGAGAACGTTCCAGACGTTTCGGCCGCTCCCCGACCGCGACGTGCTCGCGAATGTGGAACTCGCCGGCGTGTCGGACAGCCTGTTCACGCTCTCCGGGCTGTTCGGCCAGTCCTCCTCGAACGCCGAAGCGGTGTGTCGACGCGTCGGTCTCGAGGACGACCTGCACAAGATGCCGAGCGAGTTGCCCCACGAAGGAATGATTCGGCTGGAGGTCGCCAGAGCGCTCGCGACCGAACCGAGCTTCCTCCTCATCGACGAGCCGTTCGCCGGCCTCTCCAGCGGCGAGATCGAGAGCCTCTCGAGGCTGTTCAGGGAACTTCGCGACGACGGAACGACGCTGATCATCGTGGATCACAACATGCGAGGGCTGTTGGAACTCATCGACCGGGCTGTCGTCATCAACTTCGGCTCGAAGATCGCCGAGGGGAGTCCGGAGGAGATCATCGCCGACGAGACCGTCCAGGAGGCCTACCTGGGGGGTGAAGAGATATGA
- a CDS encoding SDR family NAD(P)-dependent oxidoreductase, giving the protein MVSTDQSVALITGAGSGIGRTTAIEFADRGTSVVIADLDVEGGEETVATIEDDGGDAIFVEADVTDLESAQAMVDTAVEEYGRLDCAFNNAGIGGEQVPVDEYPAESWQRVIDVNLAGVFNCMKAEISRMREQESGGAIVNNSSVLGKVGFETSSAYAAAKHGVLGLTKSAALENGETGVRINSVCPGFIETPLLEENMTEEERDQIAGMHAMNRLGTPEEVANAVVWLCSDEASFVTGEAFGVEGGYLSR; this is encoded by the coding sequence ATGGTCTCAACCGACCAATCAGTCGCACTGATAACGGGCGCCGGTTCGGGAATCGGCCGAACGACCGCGATCGAGTTCGCTGACCGCGGAACGAGCGTCGTCATCGCGGATCTGGACGTCGAGGGCGGCGAGGAAACGGTCGCGACGATCGAGGACGACGGCGGCGACGCGATCTTCGTCGAGGCGGATGTGACCGATCTGGAATCGGCGCAAGCGATGGTCGACACCGCCGTCGAGGAGTACGGACGTCTCGACTGCGCGTTCAACAACGCCGGTATCGGCGGCGAACAGGTTCCGGTAGACGAGTACCCGGCGGAGAGCTGGCAACGCGTCATTGACGTAAATCTAGCGGGCGTCTTCAACTGCATGAAAGCCGAAATCAGCCGCATGCGGGAACAGGAGTCGGGCGGTGCGATCGTGAACAACTCCTCGGTCCTCGGAAAGGTCGGGTTCGAAACCTCCTCGGCGTACGCCGCGGCCAAGCACGGCGTATTGGGGCTCACGAAAAGCGCCGCCCTCGAGAACGGCGAAACCGGCGTTCGGATCAACAGCGTCTGCCCCGGCTTCATCGAGACGCCACTGCTCGAGGAGAACATGACCGAGGAGGAGCGCGACCAGATCGCGGGTATGCACGCGATGAATCGACTCGGGACGCCCGAAGAGGTCGCGAACGCCGTAGTGTGGCTGTGTAGCGACGAAGCGTCGTTCGTCACCGGAGAGGCGTTCGGCGTCGAGGGTGGCTATCTCAGTCGCTAG
- a CDS encoding enoyl-CoA hydratase/isomerase family protein, which yields MADLEAVGAELETIDVSVGDDVENCVTVTFDRPDARNAMNQRLRDEFALLVDRIEESDARVVVLTGSDESHSFVSGADVGDLQERTALEQRERSKRPRIYERVKNLRQPVIARVNGYAFGGGCELAMACDVRIARADVKFGLPEVSLGLIPGGGGTQRLPRLIGEGQAMRMILSGDPIDATEARELGLVDIVCEPDELDDEVADLASSIADRSPVALEFAKRAVKASSQLGLEDGIDYEAELFAQVLASEDSSEGISAFLEDREPEWNGR from the coding sequence ATGGCCGATCTGGAAGCGGTCGGCGCGGAACTCGAGACGATCGACGTCTCCGTCGGCGACGACGTCGAAAACTGCGTCACCGTGACGTTCGACCGGCCGGACGCTCGGAACGCGATGAACCAGCGACTCCGCGACGAGTTCGCCCTCCTCGTCGATCGGATCGAGGAGTCGGACGCTCGCGTCGTCGTGCTCACCGGCTCGGACGAGTCTCACTCGTTCGTCTCCGGCGCCGACGTCGGCGATCTGCAAGAGCGGACGGCGCTCGAACAGCGCGAACGGAGCAAGCGCCCTCGGATCTACGAACGGGTCAAGAACCTCAGGCAGCCGGTCATCGCTCGCGTCAACGGGTACGCGTTCGGCGGTGGCTGCGAGCTCGCGATGGCGTGTGACGTCCGCATCGCCCGCGCGGACGTGAAGTTCGGCCTGCCGGAGGTCTCGCTCGGGCTCATTCCCGGCGGCGGCGGCACGCAGCGACTCCCCCGTCTGATCGGCGAGGGGCAAGCGATGCGAATGATCCTCTCGGGCGACCCGATCGACGCGACCGAAGCGCGGGAGCTCGGACTCGTCGATATCGTCTGCGAACCGGACGAACTCGACGACGAAGTCGCCGATCTCGCCTCGTCGATCGCCGATCGCAGCCCGGTCGCCCTCGAGTTCGCGAAGCGCGCGGTGAAAGCCAGCTCGCAGCTCGGCCTCGAGGACGGGATCGACTACGAGGCCGAACTGTTCGCGCAGGTGCTCGCCTCAGAGGACAGCAGCGAAGGGATCAGCGCGTTCCTCGAGGACCGAGAGCCGGAGTGGAACGGCCGCTGA